A DNA window from Deltaproteobacteria bacterium contains the following coding sequences:
- a CDS encoding HAD family hydrolase, which translates to MASETFLVRTMSDTVETDIQRVHVITNELLPRYNLPPLSFEQLRKIADGPFDLFLIPHIFADEFAKDRNLPFNEAKRVEIRRVALEIARQHGYDVNPPDFIAGIEASLNETRAAGLRNVLITTGGRRYKHQAMQKVGIGDYFEEIVDREETYYAKEQGFYHLYRKHAAKQLRLILLSGTASYIKAGNNADGCKVGETALEVITIALSTEHSYNDEATLRAAQPKALIHSYGELLPALKNLTPLG; encoded by the coding sequence ATGGCAAGTGAAACTTTTCTCGTTCGCACCATGTCCGATACCGTGGAGACCGACATTCAGCGCGTCCACGTCATCACTAACGAACTGCTGCCACGCTACAACCTGCCGCCGCTGAGTTTCGAGCAGTTGCGCAAGATCGCCGACGGACCCTTCGATCTGTTTTTGATTCCGCATATTTTTGCCGATGAGTTCGCCAAGGATCGCAATCTGCCGTTCAACGAAGCCAAGCGCGTGGAGATTCGCCGGGTCGCTTTGGAGATCGCGCGCCAGCATGGCTACGACGTCAATCCGCCGGATTTCATCGCCGGCATTGAAGCGTCGTTGAATGAGACTCGGGCCGCGGGTTTGCGCAACGTTTTGATCACCACCGGCGGGCGGCGCTACAAGCATCAGGCGATGCAGAAGGTCGGCATCGGCGATTATTTCGAGGAGATCGTCGACCGAGAAGAAACTTACTACGCCAAGGAACAAGGTTTCTATCATCTCTACCGCAAGCACGCCGCCAAACAGCTGCGGCTGATTCTTCTGAGCGGCACGGCGAGCTATATCAAGGCCGGCAACAACGCCGATGGCTGCAAAGTCGGCGAGACTGCTCTCGAAGTGATCACCATCGCGCTTTCGACCGAGCATTCTTACAACGACGAAGCGACGTTGCGCGCGGCCCAGCCGAAGGCGCTGATTCACAGCTACGGCGAGCTATTGCCGGCGCTGAAAAATCTAACGCCGCTGGGCTAG